A genomic window from Gossypium hirsutum isolate 1008001.06 chromosome D10, Gossypium_hirsutum_v2.1, whole genome shotgun sequence includes:
- the LOC107913897 gene encoding auxin-induced protein 22D isoform X2, with amino-acid sequence MCTPLEHEYLRFAETCSMESSEKISSSSVESIEDKTRKTSLNLKRTELRLGLPGSHSPDLESNDTSNGFGVTPLKKLGSGAKRDFSYAIDGPNEKWVFPCDEKNLVPPANDHVSASTKAELVGWRPVGSFQKNKKASNFAKKSDETSGDGGRLYVKVSMDGAPYLRNVDLKTYNNYMELSSALERIFSCFTIGECSGKGVAIGCEYVVTYEDKDGDWMLVGDVPWRMFTDSCLRLRIMKSSETLGLASKGHAEMHTT; translated from the exons ATGTGTACACCTTTGGAACATGAGTACTTACGCTTCGCAGAGACTTGTTCAATGGAAAGCTCTGAGAAGATATCTTCCTCTTCAGTTGAGTCCATTGAAGACAAAACCAGAAAAACAAGTCTCAATCTCAAACGAACTGAGCTGAGGCTTGGCTTACCAGGTTCTCACTCTCCTGATTTAGAGAGTAACGATACAAGTAATGGTTTTGGTGTTACCCCTTTGAAGAAGTTGGGGTCTGGAGCTAAAAGGGATTTCTCATATGCCATTGATGGGCCTAATGAGAAATGGGTTTTCCCATGTGATGAGAAGAATCTTGTTCCTCCTGCAAATGACCATGTTAGTGCATCTACAAA GGCTGAGTTGGTAGGATGGCGACCAGTTGGATCATTCCAGAAGAATAAAAAGGCCTCCAATTTCGCAAAGAAGAGTGATGAGACTAGTGGTGATGGCGGTCGCCTGTATGTAAAAGTGAGCATGGATGGAGCACCATACTTGAGAAATGTCGATCTCAAAACCTACAATAACTACATGGAACTCTCTTCAGCTTTGGAGAGGATATTCAGCTGTTTTACAATCG GGGAGTGCAGTGGGAAAGGGGTAGCAATAGGATGTGAATATGTGGTGACATATGAAGACAAGGACGGTGATTGGATGCTTGTCGGCGATGTTCCATGGCG GATGTTTACCGATTCATGTTTGAGACTAAGGATAATGAAAAGTTCGGAGACTCTTGGATTAG CTTCAAAGGGCCATGCTGAAATGCACACAACATGA
- the LOC107913897 gene encoding auxin-induced protein 22D isoform X1, whose product MCTPLEHEYLRFAETCSMESSEKISSSSVESIEDKTRKTSLNLKRTELRLGLPGSHSPDLESNDTSNGFGVTPLKKLGSGAKRDFSYAIDGPNEKWVFPCDEKNLVPPANDHVSASTKAELVGWRPVGSFQKNKKASNFAKKSDETSGDGGRLYVKVSMDGAPYLRNVDLKTYNNYMELSSALERIFSCFTIGECSGKGVAIGCEYVVTYEDKDGDWMLVGDVPWRMFTDSCLRLRIMKSSETLGLGISFISLYPKCSHIFSLKFS is encoded by the exons ATGTGTACACCTTTGGAACATGAGTACTTACGCTTCGCAGAGACTTGTTCAATGGAAAGCTCTGAGAAGATATCTTCCTCTTCAGTTGAGTCCATTGAAGACAAAACCAGAAAAACAAGTCTCAATCTCAAACGAACTGAGCTGAGGCTTGGCTTACCAGGTTCTCACTCTCCTGATTTAGAGAGTAACGATACAAGTAATGGTTTTGGTGTTACCCCTTTGAAGAAGTTGGGGTCTGGAGCTAAAAGGGATTTCTCATATGCCATTGATGGGCCTAATGAGAAATGGGTTTTCCCATGTGATGAGAAGAATCTTGTTCCTCCTGCAAATGACCATGTTAGTGCATCTACAAA GGCTGAGTTGGTAGGATGGCGACCAGTTGGATCATTCCAGAAGAATAAAAAGGCCTCCAATTTCGCAAAGAAGAGTGATGAGACTAGTGGTGATGGCGGTCGCCTGTATGTAAAAGTGAGCATGGATGGAGCACCATACTTGAGAAATGTCGATCTCAAAACCTACAATAACTACATGGAACTCTCTTCAGCTTTGGAGAGGATATTCAGCTGTTTTACAATCG GGGAGTGCAGTGGGAAAGGGGTAGCAATAGGATGTGAATATGTGGTGACATATGAAGACAAGGACGGTGATTGGATGCTTGTCGGCGATGTTCCATGGCG GATGTTTACCGATTCATGTTTGAGACTAAGGATAATGAAAAGTTCGGAGACTCTTGGATTAGGTATCTCTTTTATCTCATTATATCCAAAATGCTCCCATATTTTCTCTcttaaatttagttaa